In a genomic window of Henningerozyma blattae CBS 6284 chromosome 9, complete genome:
- the KTI12 gene encoding Kti12p (similar to Saccharomyces cerevisiae KTI12 (YKL110C); ancestral locus Anc_2.462), whose translation MPLILFTGFPSSGKSTKAQELIGLLNEHIEKTASIKDKNYKIIYHNDETLGINHEDYITSTSERKLRSEIMSVVKRDLSRNNIVIIDSLNYIKGFRYQLHCEVKNVSTTFCLIHVMCPLDTINDWNKKSKLPWDTELLNQLIQRYEEPNGNNRWDSPLFPIMATQDSIGDFFEDITRAVFNNGKSSDGRDPLIKSFQKSNAVSILKPASNSNYIQLLDSQTSKVIKIITDYIKMKKSIGETTFGGRIIVSEVSDINDERCAFVDLPYTNSISLPMLQRMKRQFVKLNKLRSIDNDRIVTLFASYLTKQLSDL comes from the coding sequence ATGCCActgattttatttacagGATTTCCAAGTAGTGGTAAAAGTACTAAAGCCCAAGAGTTAATCGGCTTACTAAATGAGCATATCGAAAAAACAGCAtcaataaaagataaaaactATAAAATCATTTACCATAATGATGAAACGTTAGGTATTAACCATGAAGATTATATCACTTCTACGTCAGAAAGAAAATTACGTTCCGAAATTATGTCTGTAGTAAAGAGGGATTTATCGCGTAATAATATTGTGATTAttgattctttaaattacATTAAAGGATTTCGTTATCAACTGCATTGTGAAGTTAAAAATGTGTCAACAactttttgtttaatacACGTTATGTGTCCCTTAGATACTATTAACGATTGGAATAAAAAATCGAAACTACCTTGGGATACTGAACTATTAAaccaattaattcaaagaTATGAGGAGCCTAACGGTAACAATCGCTGGGATTCTCCATTATTTCCCATAATGGCCACTCAAGATTCTATCGGtgatttttttgaagatataACAAGAGCAGTATTCAACAATGGTAAATCTTCTGATGGCAGAGATCCGttaattaaatcttttcaaaaatcAAATGCAGTATCTATACTTAAGCCTgcatcaaattcaaattacaTTCAGTTACTAGATTCTCAAACTTCAAAggttattaaaattattactgattatataaaaatgaaaaagtCTATTGGAGAAACGACATTTGGTGGTCGAATAATTGTTAGTGAGGTTAGTGATATTAACGATGAGAGATGTGCTTTCGTAGATCTACCATATACAAACAGCATTAGTTTACCAATGCTGCAAAGGATGAAAAGGCAGTTTGTTAAGTTGAATAAATTGAGATCCATAGATAATGATAGAATAGTAACATTATTTGCATCATATTTGACAAAACAATTAAGTGATTTATAG
- the ATP25 gene encoding Atp25p (similar to Saccharomyces cerevisiae YMR098C; ancestral locus Anc_2.461), with amino-acid sequence MNHIKLVGTRLPISANNYIFIRSLADRTHYRRYSTDKSLQKQEPKIATCAESKGETNINTVEFKKKEDRFTPWYLKLGNLGDDGKLEVARNRVDNVNTRNIIKYPKDSPNSLVEICKYLDEKLELSNILIFDMQSQIGGYNNPNIDTYTRYMIICSGKSNKHCHEVSELIRRFIKNNFSISPYIEGMVNATQVRRDIRRLNRNPRLSKRSSLSSQLNNKNEDWILIDSKVDGIFINVLTKERREIMNLEELYAPENEKFKYLPDNNEDPGLLSNSLDSNLTGLAKIAFQNRRYSTISINKDKAISQSLFEQQLRKLLFSGKTTTAKLLIHNQTYLSKKSILEIFLQIVYSMKSDKLASNIALLQIFDSICGNEASQFENERLIFVKVLSLIQGGLLGINFFIKNYIEWKVLHFKDFKITDSLFTDYLKVFNMCIQSIKSTPSIEKSNIRSELEKINNVTMNLIQNYNIGLSRESSLLIINNMYIDQDIKLATVHSMVDLLVQDITENSTVLTPLDRESQLKEIFNILFAIKSWNRIFYLWNHLSPKNVGDLDRRDWSWFIQKIVDTNDPNIIQKFAIEDMLWLVRFKTNGTISADRILVEQIEKLYSKLDSDKVNDYSFIKKYILSV; translated from the coding sequence ATGAACCATATAAAACTAGTTGGTACTCGATTACCAATATCtgcaaataattatatatttatacgCAGTCTAGCTGACCGTACACACTACAGGAGATACTCAACAGATAAAAGTTTGCAAAAGCAGGAACCAAAAATAGCAACATGTGCCGAAAGCAAAGGGGAAACTAATATAAATACAGTcgaatttaaaaagaaagaagatAGATTTACCCCCTggtatttaaaattaggAAATTTAGGTGATGACGGTAAACTTGAGGTGGCGAGAAATAGGGTGGATAATGTGAATACaagaaatatcattaaatatcCAAAAGATTCCCCAAATTCTTTGGTAgaaatttgtaaatatttggatGAGAAGTTGGAATTATccaatatattaatatttgacaTGCAAAGTCAAATTGGGGGTTataataatccaaatattgATACTTATACCAGATATATGATCATCTGTAGTGGTAAATCAAACAAGCACTGTCATGAAGTGTCCGAACTGATTCGAAGATttataaagaataattttagCATTTCACCATATATTGAGGGTATGGTGAATGCTACTCAGGTAAGGAGAGATATTAGGAGGTTAAATAGAAATCCAAGATTAAGTAAGAGAAGTTCTTTAAGCTCtcaattaaataacaaaaatgaAGATTGGATTTTGATCGATAGTAAAGTAGatggaatatttattaatgtaTTAACAAAAGAGAGGAGAGAGATAATGAATCTTGAAGAGCTATACGCACCGgagaatgaaaaatttaagtaTCTGCCCGATAATAATGAGGATCCAggtttattatcaaattccTTGGATTCAAATTTGACTGGGCTAGCTAAAATTGCATTCCAAAATCGACGTTATTCAACCatttctattaataaagataagGCAATTTCTCAGTCGTTATTTGAACAGCAACTTAGGAAGCTTTTATTCAGTGGGAAGACTACTACCGCTAAACTTCTTATCCATAATCAAActtatttatcaaaaaaatcaattctAGAAATTTTCTTACAAATCGTATATTCCATGAAAAGTGATAAGCTTGCATCCAATATCGCACTACTACAGATATTTGATAGTATATGTGGTAATGAAGCTAGccaatttgaaaatgaaagaCTGATTTTTGTAAAGGTTTTGAGCTTGATACAGGGTGGTCTTTTAggtataaatttttttatcaagaaTTATATTGAATGGAAAGTACTACATTTTAAAGACTTCAAAATTACTGATTCACTATTTActgattatttaaaagtttttaaCATGTGCATACAATCAATAAAATCCACTCCCagtattgaaaaaagtaataTCCGTTCTGAATTGGAGAAAATTAATAACGTAACTATGAACTTAAtccaaaattataatattggaTTAAGTCGTGAGTCTTCCTTacttattataaataatatgtaTATTGATCAAGATATCAAATTAGCAACTGTTCATTCTATGGTTGATTTACTCGTTCAAGATATCACCGAAAATAGTACTGTGTTAACACCTTTAGACAGGGAATCTCAATTAAAAGagatatttaatatacTCTTTGCCATCAAATCATGGAAcagaatattttatttgtggAACCACTTATCACCTAAAAATGTTGGAGACCTTGATAGAAGAGATTGGAGTTGGTTTATCCAAAAAATAGTTGACACAAATGatccaaatattattcagAAATTTGCCATTGAAGATATGCTATGGCTAGTCCGTTTTAAAACTAATGGTACCATATCTGCTGACAGAATTTTAGTAgaacaaattgaaaaattgtatTCTAAGTTAGATTCCGATAAAGTAAATgattattcatttattaaaaagtaCATATTATCAGTCTAA
- the ABF1 gene encoding DNA-binding protein ABF1 (similar to Saccharomyces cerevisiae ABF1 (YKL112W); ancestral locus Anc_2.460) has protein sequence MTNYYEYEHPIINKYLASSNGFENENSNRSLHEDQLETNINNKNSNNINQNSDSNIENIDINNANNNDDDIIDNVHLRKNEPGRKFPTLESWYRAVNDYEFQARCPIILKNSHKNKHFTFACHLKSCPFKILVSYSGVNNDAFDNSNETNANITKEDVDFIDRVDHTNSSINTPTSSNILNNNDDVTTDGNHPNDKFTDENPHGALLTLNDNNSPERVDNQNTVKGHTTDKHNGNSDSITTNNDDTIGNSLKKDASENNDETSTKHYADIPDVDDSVTAAFAAAVVAAVDGNNSNGINHDNNSSTDINSPPNNNNNNNNTHNIDGSRAVPVSAEAKKNSIRDSNLTDNLVTFDHRDTHMGPFVVTKIEPYHSHPLESNLSLAKFVLTKIPRILQNDLNFDETLEDLCSLNNEATILKFRVSQYVENSGILDILRQRYGLTIHDLDKKLISSISRKVTTYKARFVLKKKKSGEYGKNPQKRNSNIEIPMVNSSANKSSLTTHPNLHIQNSTPASIAATLHNGKSKFPNTSPSSASTISSNSRATSSVTDNNVGLKAININDNSNELSDDSKPLKSEYPLEIPGSHDTSFDKSHSRYHSNRTTDTNSIEHTHKQRNNQQEQLQQNRNKLLKSAIQNINAQKELDTDATQLQATAQAAMNDVSNMKQTIANYIVQQNSNRHSLDEYMAGNNNNGSHNENHDHNISRNAESIDNQSQPPFKKMRIDSNESYTSSIEQLTTHQSFSGHDNDNDNNNNDNSNDNGNDKHLNIHNNSNSINKIEQKNDLLKLNINSLIPDDNVLESLDDVTGDRLPNNIAEQLKLLSSHYKDVEINQHNNSLSSLGTTANSHQLPITSNRGKSDAMNENDDHDMEQEIMDLRGVPVHNDESHVSGLDLSHHMDSPENGDNIDVDINDEADVHSDENIQPELRNE, from the coding sequence atgaccaattattatgaatatgaacatccaatcattaataaatatttagcTTCTTCAAATGGATTTGAAAACGAAAATAGTAATCGTAGTCTACACGAAGATCAATTAGAAACtaacattaataataaaaacagtaataatatcaatcaGAATTCAGATAGTAATATCGAGAATATTGATATCAATAATGCAaacaataatgatgatgacaTTATAGACAATGTTCATTTAAGAAAGAATGAGCCGGGTAGAAAATTTCCAACTTTAGAGTCATGGTACAGGGCGGTAAATGATTATGAATTTCAAGCACGATGtccaattattttaaagaacTCTCACAAGAATAAACATTTCACCTTTGCTTGTCATCTGAAAAGTTGcccttttaaaattttggtAAGCTACAGCGGCGTAAATAATGACGCATTTGATAACTCTAATGAAACAAATGCCAATATTACGAAAGAAGATGTTGACTTCATAGATAGGGTTGATCATACCAATTCTTCTATAAATACACCTACTTCTTCTAATATTCTGAACAATAACGATGACGTTACTACAGATGGTAACCAtccaaatgataaatttactGATGAGAATCCACATGGAGCCCTACTTACTTTAAACGATAATAACTCACCAGAGAGGGTTGACAACCAAAATACTGTTAAAGGTCACACTACTGATAAGCATAATGGTAATTCTGATTCCATCACAAccaataatgatgatactaTTGGAAACAgcttaaaaaaagatgcatctgaaaataatgatgaaactTCTACTAAACATTATGCTGACATTCCTGATGTAGATGATTCAGTGACTGCTGCTTTTGCTGCCGCAGTAGTTGCTGCAGTGGATGGTAACAATTCAAATGGCATCAATCATGacaataattcttcaactGATATAAATTCTCCCcctaataacaataacaataataataatacacaCAATATAGATGGTTCTAGAGCTGTACCTGTGTCTGCAGaagctaaaaaaaatagcatCAGAGATAGCAACCTAACTGATAACTTAGTTACATTTGATCATAGAGATACTCATATGGGGCCATTTGTAGTGACAAAAATTGAACCATACCATTCCCATCCATTGGAGTCAAACCTTAGCTTAGCAAAATTCGTACTGACCAAAATACCAagaattttacaaaatgatttgaatttcGATGAAACTTTAGAGGATCTTTGTAGTCTTAATAATGAAgcaacaattttaaaattcagAGTATCACAATATGTTGAAAACTCAGGTATTTTAGATATTCTAAGACAACGTTATGGTTTAACTATTCATGATTTAGATAAGAAATtgatttcatcaatttccAGAAAGGTAACAACTTACAAGGCCAGATTTGTActgaaaaagaagaaaagtGGAGAGTATGGCAAAAATCCACAAAAGCGTAATAGTAATATAGAAATACCAATGGTTAATAGCTCAGCtaataaatcatctttAACTACACACCCAAATCTACATATTCAAAATTCCACTCCAGCTTCTATTGCTGCTACATTACATAACGGCAAATcaaaatttccaaatacGTCTCCATCATCAGCATCAACAATATCAAGTAATTCTCGGGCAACATCATCTGTTACTGATAATAATGTTGGATTAAAAGCAATTAACATTAACGACAACAGTAATGAGCTTTCAGATGATTCAAAGCCCTTAAAATCAGAATACCCATTAGAAATACCAGGTTCACATGATACTAGTTTTGATAAAAGTCATTCCCGCTACCATAGTAACCGTACCACTGATACTAATAGCATCGAGCATACTCATAAACAACGTAATAACCAACAAGAACAGTTGCAACAAAATCGTAATAAATTGTTGAAGTCAGCCATTCAGAACATTAATGCtcaaaaagaattagataCAGATGCAACTCAGTTGCAGGCTACTGCTCAAGCTGCTATGAATGATGTTTCAAATATGAAGCAAACAATTGCAAATTATATTGTGCAACAAAATAGCAATAGGCACTCACTAGATGAATATATGgctggtaataataataatggaagCCATAATGAAAATCATGATCATAATATTTCCCGCAATGCAGAAAGTATTGATAATCAATCTCAACCcccttttaaaaaaatgcgTATAGATTCAAATGAATCATATACTTCATCCATTGAACAATTAACAACCCATCAGAGCTTCAGTGGCcatgataatgataatgataacaataataatgataatagcAACGATAATGGCAATGATAAACatctaaatattcataataatagcaatagtATTAACAAAATAGAGCAGAAGAATGATCTGCTAAAACTTAACATCAATTCATTGATACCAGATGATAATGTCCTAGAATCTCTTGATGATGTCACAGGTGATAGAttaccaaataatattgcAGAACAGCTAAAACTTTTATCATCTCATTATAAAGATGTAGAAATAAACCaacataataatagtttatcTAGCTTGGGAACAACGGCAAATTCGCACCAATTGCCAATTACTTCTAATAGAGGTAAATCAGATGCaatgaatgaaaatgatgacCATGACATGGAGCAAGAAATTATGGATTTAAGAGGTGTTCCGGTTCATAATGATGAGAGCCACGTTTCTGGACTGGACCTGTCACACCATATGGATTCTCCAGAAAATGGTGATAATATAGATGTCgatattaatgatgaagCTGATGTTCACTCagatgaaaatattcaacctgaattaagaaatgaataa
- the RAD27 gene encoding multifunctional nuclease RAD27 (similar to Saccharomyces cerevisiae RAD27 (YKL113C); ancestral locus Anc_2.459), with protein MGIKGLNAIITEHVPSAVRRSDIRTYFGRKVAIDASMSLYQFLIAVRQQDGGQLTNENGETTSHLMGMFYRTLRMIDNGIKPCYVFDGKPPVLKSHELTKRSERRAETEKQLAEAQDIAEKIKHERRLVKVTKEHNEEAKKLLGLMGIPYITAPSEAEAQCAELAKAGVVYAAASEDMDTLCYRVPHLLRHLTFSEAKKEPIHELDVEVVLRGLDLTIEQFIDLGIMLGCDYCDSIRGVGPVTALKLIKEFGSLEKIVEHFSEENEQKGGKSKYKIPENWPYKEARELFTNPDVIQGKDVELKWTPPKEEELIEFLCTEKMFSEDRVKSGIARLKKALKSGTQGRLDGFFKAVPKTKEQLAAAAEKQKKLKQQQQQKKKTGRVSKRR; from the coding sequence atgggTATTAAAGGGTTGAATGCGATTATTACGGAACACGTTCCATCTGCAGTTCGTCGAAGTGATATTAGGACATATTTTGGTCGTAAAGTTGCCATCGATGCATCTATGTCCCTTTaccaatttttaattgctGTAAGACAGCAAGATGGTGGCCAACTGACAAACGAAAATGGTGAAACTACATCTCATTTAATGGGTATGTTTTATAGAACTCTAAGAATGATTGACAACGGTATTAAACCATGCTATGTTTTTGATGGTAAACCACCAGTATTAAAATCACATGAATTAACTAAGAGATCTGAAAGAAGAGCTGAAACAGAGAAGCAACTAGCGGAAGCACAAGATATTGCGGAAAAAATTAAGCATGAAAGGAGACTAGTAAAGGTTACCAAAGAACATAATGAAGAGGCCAAGAAACTATTGGGTCTCATGGGTATACCTTATATTACAGCTCCATCTGAAGCTGAAGCACAATGTGCAGAATTGGCTAAAGCTGGGGTTGTTTATGCTGCTGCAAGTGAAGATATGGATACACTATGCTATAGAGTGCCACATTTATTAAGACATTTGACTTTTTCGGAGGCTAAAAAAGAACCAATCCATGAATTAGATGTAGAAGTTGTTCTTAGAGGCTTAGATTTGACTATTGaacaatttattgatttggGTATAATGCTTGGTTGTGACTATTGTGATAGTATTAGAGGTGTTGGCCCTGTTACGGCTctaaaattgattaaagaatttggatctctagaaaaaattgtagAACATTTCTCCGAAGAAAATGAGCAAAAGGGAGGGAAGAGCAAATATAAGATTCCTGAAAATTGGCCTTATAAGGAAGCTAGAGAATTATTTACCAATCCTGACGTTATTCAAGGTAAGGATGTTGAGTTAAAATGGACTCCACCAAAGGAAGAAGAGCTTATTGAATTCTTATGTACTGAAAAAATGTTTAGTGAAGATAGAGTTAAATCAGGGATTGCAAGATTAAAGAAAGCTTTGAAAAGCGGTACTCAAGGAAGATTAGATGGTTTCTTTAAAGCTGTTCCTAAGACTAAAGAACAATTAGCAGCAGCAGCtgaaaaacagaaaaaacTAAAGCAGCAGCAacaacaaaagaaaaaaactgGTCGTGTTTCTAAAAGACGTTAG
- the APN1 gene encoding DNA-(apurinic or apyrimidinic site) lyase APN1 (similar to Saccharomyces cerevisiae APN1 (YKL114C); ancestral locus Anc_2.458), whose product MLTKMIRSTTSKYKFGAHVSTKGGVSNSVTNAYNIGCNSFALFLKSPRKWESPQYTTEEILKFKANCEEFRYDPLLDILPHGQYFINLANPDKEKTEKSFNSLLDDLTRCEQLGIGLYNLHPGSSIDGDHQRQLKQLAEYLNKAIKKTKFVKILLENMSGKGNLVGSDLKDLETVISFIEDKSRIGVCVDTCHTFSAGYDLRNKESFEKFWKDFDDIVGLKYLGAIHLNDSKTPYAANKDLHEKLGEGFIGLETFRLISHDERFTKLPIILETPQKDDTGYGHEINLLEWLETVDRSEDSELKAKIQELQQLGEKSRNEQIKKFEEGEKKKANLQAKRAAKNAKTSSKKRAPAGNDIMSRLSRKRAKKEEDN is encoded by the coding sequence ATGCTAACTAAAATGATTAGATCAACAACCTCCAAATATAAGTTTGGTGCTCATGTTTCTACCAAAGGTGGAGTATCAAACAGTGTCACAAATGCATATAATATTGGCTGTAATTCTTTCGCACTATTCTTAAAATCTCCAAGAAAATGGGAATCCCCACAATATACAACggaagaaatattaaaattcaaaGCTAACTGTGAAGAATTCCGCTACGATCCTTTATTAGATATATTACCACATGgccaatattttatcaatttagCTAATCCAGACAAGGAGAAAACtgaaaaaagttttaaCTCTCTATTAGATGATTTAACTAGATGTGAACAGCTGGGAATTGGACTATATAATTTACATCCAGGTTCATCCATTGATGGTGATCATCAACGACAATTAAAACAGCTAgctgaatatttaaacaaggctattaaaaaaacaaaattcgttaaaattttattagaaaatatgtCTGGAAAGGGAAATTTAGTTGGTAGtgatttgaaagatttagaaaCTGTAATTTCATTCATAGAAGATAAATCCCGTATTGGTGTGTGTGTGGATACTTGCCACACATTTTCTGCTGGATATGATTTAAGGAATAAAGAgtcttttgaaaaattctgGAAAGATTTCGATGATATTGTAGGATTAAAATACCTAGGTGCCattcatttaaatgattcaaaGACACCTTATGCTGCAAACAAGGACCTTCATGAAAAGTTAGGTGAAGGATTTATTGGTCTAGAAACTTTTAGACTAATAAGTCATGATGAAAGATTTACCAAATTACCTATTATTCTAGAAACACCACAAAAAGATGATACAGGCTATGGGCATGAAATCAATTTGCTTGAATGGTTAGAAACTGTTGATCGCTCAGAAGATTCAGAATTAAAAGCTaaaattcaagaattgCAACAACTCGGTGAGAAATCAAGAAAcgaacaaataaaaaagtttgAAGAAGGTGAGAAGAAGAAGGCTAATCTACAAGCGAAGAGAGCTGCCAAGAATGCCAAGACTTCTTCCAAGAAAAGGGCTCCTGCAGGTAACGATATTATGTCTCGTTTAAGCAGAAAAAGAGCCAAGAAAGAGGAAgataattga
- the PRR1 gene encoding serine/threonine protein kinase PRR1 (similar to Saccharomyces cerevisiae PRR1 (YKL116C); ancestral locus Anc_2.457) encodes MSTTNAALPDARLKQKNSEQSIRESHSPALIQKGFTTTLPNVPQINTQYISPQLNMVHLSQNNNSDDGGVEDDDLPFKTPVDKSAPFFQSVNTLPTPMIYTPKSPTSDHCTYPPPLPSTDGESQIFVGKKRQTSGGNVGDVTSNHVLNSIPNRLDTIISSNTNQQSQPLRVISELPPFPNGFTKRVVSLPMVAEDLNNSGTISSSSKENFSILENSQEEVGSFGSRKKGKHDQIIEEEEEEGEDAGNDSVIITSNVDSTSTSTSKLEEDELVGYLLEDLVNPLHWRKVKQIGVGNFSNVHLYESLDQSYPYLNQVAVKRIKYPPEITDPQFKNSDLYIETLSRLENSLTRELYVLKSIQHPCIVQFYGVNNPIFIESKKPLTELLKRQPTLSPCDIILSYCSGGDLLAAASSCMGKLNKKLIQRIFVELVLAVKYLHENAIIHRDLKLENILLRFPIESIENGLMELSIYYQQNITQLTDFGLCKKLEDQEMCTARCGSEDYVCPEILMGIPYDGYLSDTWALGVILYGLLEDRLPFDPPPNANVRQRNRSTSHRIARFEWRWFNMVESDSPAKDIVKNTLTRKSTRWSIQQIYESPYIQEMLDSLEFIPKT; translated from the coding sequence ATGAGCACTACTAATGCTGCTCTGCCTGATGCCAGGTTAAAACAGAAGAATTCAGAACAATCCATCCGTGAATCCCATTCACCTGCTTTAATCCAGAAGGGCTTTACTACCACCTTACCTAATGTACCTCAAATCAATACACAATATATATCTCCACAATTAAATATGGTTCATCTGtctcaaaataataattctgatGATGGGGGGGTAGAAGACGATGATCTTCCATTCAAAACTCCTGTGGATAAATCAGCTCCATTTTTTCAATCAGTAAATACATTGCCAACACCAATGATATATACTCCTAAGTCTCCGACTTCTGATCATTGCACATATCCACCTCCTCTACCTTCAACAGATGGCGAGTCACAAATTTTTGTTGGAAAAAAACGACAAACAAGTGGCGGGAATGTTGGTGATGTAACTTCTAATCACGTACTCAATTCCATACCTAATAGGCTTGatactattattagttCCAATACTAATCAGCAGAGCCAGCCACTAAGAGTTATTTCTGAACTTCCACCCTTTCCAAATGGGTTTACAAAACGTGTGGTCTCATTGCCTATGGTTGCAGAGGATTTGAATAATAGTGGAACaatatcttcttcttcaaaagaAAACTTCAgtattttagaaaatagtCAAGAGGAAGTTGGTAGCTTTGGTAGCAGAAAGAAAGGAAAACATGACCAAATCATCGAGGAGGAGGAAGAGGAAGGGGAAGATGCTGGAAATGATAGTGTCATTATAACAAGCAATGTAGATTCAACTTCTACTTCCACATCAAAACTTGAAGAGGATGAACTAGTAGGTTACttattagaagatttaGTTAATCCATTGCATTGGCGTAAAGTAAAGCAGATTGGTGTCGGAAATTTTAGCAATGTTCATTTATATGAATCCCTCGACCAATCATACccatatttaaatcaagTAGCTGTTAAACGAATTAAATATCCTCCAGAAATAACGGATCCGCagtttaaaaattcagatttatatattgaaaCATTATCCCGATTAGAAAATTCCTTAACTCGTGAGTTATATGTTTTAAAGTCTATCCAGCATCCTTGCATAGTACAATTTTATGGTGTTAATAATCCGATTTTTATTGAGAGCAAAAAACCGCTTACTGAATTACTAAAGAGACAGCCAACATTGTCACCATGTGACATTATCTTATCTTATTGTTCGGGAGGCGACTTATTAGCAGCAGCCTCTAGCTGTATGggtaaattaaataaaaagctAATACAAAGAATTTTTGTTGAATTAGTACTTGCAGTGAAATATTTGCACGAAAATGCAATTATTCATAGAGATTTAAAGTTGGAGAATATTTTGTTACGGTTCCCAATAGAAAGTATTGAAAATGGATTAATGGAATTATCTATTTATTACCAACAAAATATAACTCAGCTAACCGATTTTGGTCTTTGTaagaaattagaagatCAAGAAATGTGTACAGCACGCTGTGGCTCCGAAGATTATGTTTGTCCTGAAATCTTGATGGGAATTCCATATGATGGGTATTTAAGTGATACCTGGGCTTTGGGGGTAATATTGTATGGGTTATTAGAGGATCGTTTACCTTTTGATCCTCCACCAAATGCTAATGTGAGACAAAGGAATAGATCGACATCTCATAGGATTGCTAGGTTCGAATGGAGGTGGTTTAATATGGTAGAGTCAGATAGTCCTGCAAAGGACATTGTGAAAAATACTTTAACTAGAAAGAGTACTAGGTGGAGTATTCAGCAAATCTACGAATCTCCATATATACAAGAAATGCTTGATTCTCTAGAATTTATTCCTAAAACTTGA